GAAAACTCCATCCGGTTACTAAATTCCTTCTTGTATTTGAAGGAATGGCAGTAGCTGTTATTGTATTCACAGGTATTGTGATCTATAACATCAACTGGGGATTTTTTGGAATTCCTGTAAGCCCGATATTGCTTGCAATAGGTGACTTTGTTGCACCATTGTTCGGAATGGGAACAATATTCTTCATGCGCACACTTCACCTTGCAATGGCTTACTTCTTCATTATAGAAGTGATAATCCACGTAGGTATAATCGAGATGGATCCAAAGGTATGGAAATACCACAAAGCGATCTTCATCGGTGGTCATGAGGATATCTGCGACCACAGCTATGTAAAGCTCATCAATACAGAGACAGAAGCCTGAGGGTGATTCTACGATCCGGATACTTGGTTGTGGTAATCCCCTTGTGGGTGATGACGGAATTGGCATCCATGTCATTGAAAAGTTAGGCGAGATCAGGGACGAGCTTCCTGATGAAGTTGAACTTATCGATGCTGGTGTCTGCGGACTTGAAATGTTGAACATGATGGAAGATGCCAGCAATGTTATCATAGTCGATGCAGTCAAGGGTGCTGGTAACGTCGGTTCTGTTCATCGGTTGTCAGTCGATGATGTAAAAAGAGCCGCATCCGGTAATACCGGTCTGTCTGTTCACGATATCAGTCTTGCAGACGTGCTCAACATAGCCGAACAGGTTCAGGAAATGCCAGACCAGCTCACGATCTTTGCCATAGAGGTTGAGAAGGCCGATGAGATTTCCCTTGACCTGTCGGAAAAGGTACAGGGTTCTCTGGACACGACTGTTAAGCTGATAATTGATGAAATCAGTGCGATGAAAGCTTGTTGAGGGTTTACCTGATCCGTCCCTCAGCAATTATCACTGCACTTACTTCTGAATATGAGTTCGCTCATGTGCAGGCTAGTTTAGAACTTTGAATTTAGAGAGAAAAAGTATCATTGAAACAACCACCAACAAACAATGAACACAGAGTAATAGTTGATTAAAAAACATACTCAGGAGATAACAATGGAAAATCCACGCTCAACTCCGCTAGAGGAACTACTTGTCTGGATCCTCAGTGTTGACCGCCGTGTCATCCTTATGGAGTCTATAGACAATCATCAGGTCATTAAAGCATCTGATGTCGCACAGAAAACGAACAGATCAACTCAAAACATAAGCCGTGCTTTGAAGGAACTCAAAAATAAAGGCATTATTAAATGCCTTACACCTGAAAAGACTACCTGGAAAAGGTATATGTTAACAGATACGGGAATAGAGGTCCGCCAGAAACTTCAGCAGTACCACTGATCTCTTAGCTGTATTTACTGCCACTGTTAACAATGTTTTATAATGGGCTTCTGCCCATTAGTTTTTCTTTTTTTGATTATTTTTGTCTCACTTGAATTATTGTATTCACTAAAAGTAGGAACCAAATCTTAATATTAAAATGCTTTTAATGTATTTATTGTTAGAATGCCTTTTAACTTTAATTGCGTATTTGTAAATATTAAAAATTTGCTTAATTCCCCATTTATACTAGTCTATGGAATATGTTTTCTAGCCATTTTAATCCATGCTTGTATCATAAAAAATGGGAACTATTTTGTAGTAACATTCCTGATTTTCATAATAATAACATTCACATTTTCTTTGATAGGATATCAGTATAAAATGTATCTTTTTAAGGAACAAAATTGTTTTTCGAAAATAATTACTCCTAATGGTATTTATGTAGCAATTTTAATTTCAGATTCATTATCAGATGTTGTGATCAACAGTAAAGTTTCAAGATTTTTGAAAAATAAAATAGTAGATGCTTCTATAGGACCGTTGTATTTTTTACAGAAAAGTTTTGAACGAAGAGGAATAGATTATAAAATAATAAGGGGAGCTTCTGAAAAAAATCTAGATGAACTTATTTTAGATACCAATTGCAATGAACTGTACATAGTTGGACATGGATCAAGAGGAAGCTTTGCAGTTTCAAATAAAAAAGTCTATTATTCGAAATACCAAAGCAATAATCATAAAAAACAAATAATATCGCAATTACACTGCAATAATTACAAGTGTGTTGATAACGAAAATATATCATTAACAAAAATGCTTGCCAAAGATGTTAAAAACTCATATTTGTCAAAAGGGTATTGTACATACATAGAAATTACTTATTATTGTTTTAAACAATGGTACAAATCCAAAAAAAAGAAATTATAATTGACTAGCGAACCTTCTTGCACAAATTCATGTAAACCTCATTCCTGTCCTTTTGCACAAGCTCTTCGATCCAGGCCATTCCACCACCCTGGTCTATGCGAAAACTGAGTTCTTTGAAAAATTCGATTTCGTCATCACTAAAGTAGATCATTTTTCCCATTGCACATTCCTCTATTCTGAGATAGAGCTAGTTTAGTTATAATCACATATATACTACACGATTTCACTATTAATTATTAGTATTATGGAATACAAAAGTGTGTCAAACGAGTACGGACTCTACTCTTTATGAAGGTGGTAGACCAGTTCTATAATGCCTGACCCGTATTCCTTTGATGAGCTTAGATCAAGCCTTATGTTCTTTTTAATGTCCCTGAAAAGCGGTATTCCTTTTCCAAGAATTATTGGTTGAACTGCAATTCTCAGCTCACGAATAAGTCCCCTGTTAAGAAGGGGAGATATTATAGAAGAGCCGCCAACGACCCAGATAAACCCGCCGGTTCCAAGGATAAGGTTCTCT
The sequence above is a segment of the uncultured Methanolobus sp. genome. Coding sequences within it:
- a CDS encoding hydrogenase maturation protease translates to MGDDGIGIHVIEKLGEIRDELPDEVELIDAGVCGLEMLNMMEDASNVIIVDAVKGAGNVGSVHRLSVDDVKRAASGNTGLSVHDISLADVLNIAEQVQEMPDQLTIFAIEVEKADEISLDLSEKVQGSLDTTVKLIIDEISAMKAC
- a CDS encoding winged helix-turn-helix transcriptional regulator; the encoded protein is MENPRSTPLEELLVWILSVDRRVILMESIDNHQVIKASDVAQKTNRSTQNISRALKELKNKGIIKCLTPEKTTWKRYMLTDTGIEVRQKLQQYH